One Oncorhynchus keta strain PuntledgeMale-10-30-2019 chromosome 22, Oket_V2, whole genome shotgun sequence DNA window includes the following coding sequences:
- the acot11b gene encoding acyl-coenzyme A thioesterase 11b isoform X2 has product MSCEKGDGDPMEDPLFILESGEVYRNPTEVKMSQIVMPCHANHCGELSVGQLLKWMDSTACLSAERHAGSPCITASVDDIHFEHTIGVGQVVNIKAKVNRAFTSSMEVGITVSCEDLFSSCQWNVCNAFATFVARRTEEGKVQLKQVIPRTQTEQMEYSIAAERRRMRLTHAEIITDLLSSNTAQLGECQEYQGAVSAERTRVESVELVLPPHANHQVSTFGGQIMAWMENVATIAACRLCNAHPTLRTIDMFHFRGPSHIGDRLVLKAIVNNAFKHSMEVGVCAEAYQGAGALRHINSAFMTFEVLDKDRKPRTLPRIRPEPVDGKRRYQEAIARKKIRLDRKYIISCKQTEVPLSVPWDISNQMYLSYNNVSALKIMAARSNWMLSSEKNKVSLYTLEENQILCFKVETHVTVPAEQAFHLLSDLRRRHEWDRHYQKCDVIIQADEDDTIYRVATPCVSKGGKGQDFILLASRRKPCDSRDPYLIALRSVTLPTHPATEDYTRGEVLCAGFSIWEESNAVTKCIHLIL; this is encoded by the exons ATGTCGTGTGAGAAGGGCGACGGAGACCCCATGGAGGATCCCCTCTTCATCTTGGAGAGTGGCGAGGTGTACAGGAACCCCACAGAGGTCAAGATGAGCCAGATCGTGATGCCCTGCCACGCCAACCACTGTGGAGAGCTCAGCGTAGGACAGCTGCTCAAGTGGATGGACTCCACAGCCTGCCTGTCTG CTGAAAGACATGCTGGGTCTCCCTGTATTACTGCCTCTGTTGACGACATCCACTTTGAGCACACTATAGG AGTCGGACAGGTTGTTAACATCAAGGCAAAAGTGAACAGAGCCTTCACATCCAGCATGGAG GTGGGCATCACGGTAAGCTGTGAGGACCTGTTCAGTAGCTGCCAGTGGAACGTGTGCAATGCCTTTGCCACCTTTGTGGCTCGACGTACCGAGGAGGGGAAG GTGCAGCTGAAGCAGGTGATTCCGCGGACGCAGACAGAGCAGATGGAGTATAGCATCgcggcagagaggaggaggatgagactGACTCATGCTGAGATCATCACAGACCTACTGAGCAGCAACACAGCTCAactag GAGAGTGTCAGGAATACCAGGGTGCGGTGTCAGCAGAGCGAACCCGGGTGGAGAGTGTGGAGCTGGTGCTGCCTCCCCATGCCAACCACCAGGTCAGCACCTTCGGGGGTCAGATCATGGCCTGGATGGAGAACGTGGCCACCATCGCAGCATG TCGTCTGTGTAACGCTCACCCCACTCTGAGGACCATAGACATGTTCCACTTCCGGGGCCCGTCTCACATCGGTGACCGGCTGGTGCTAAAGGCCATTGTTAACAATGCCTTCAAACACAG TATGGAGGTGGGTGTATGTGCAGAGGCCTACCAGGGTGCGGGTGCGTTGCGGCACATCAACAGCGCCTTCATGACCTTTGAGGTGCTGGACAAGGACAGGAAGCCACGTACATTACCCCGGATACGACCCGAACCTGTG GATGGGAAGAGACGCTATCAGGAGGCTATTGCTAGGAAGAAGATCCGTCTGGATAG AAAGTACATAATCTCCTGCAAGCAAACGGAGGTTCCTCTGTCTGTACCCTGGGACATCAGCAACCag ATGTATCTCAGCTACAACAATGTGTCTGCACTGAAAATTATGGCTGCTCGAAGCAACTGGATGTTAAGCTCTGAGAAAAATAAG GTCAGTCTGTACACGCTGGAGGAGAACCAGATACTGTGTTTTAAAGTGGAGACTCATGTCACTGTCCCTGCTGAACAAGCGTTCCATCTGCTCTCAGACCTGCGCAGGAGACATGAGTGGGACAGGCATTACCA AAAATGTGATGTGATCATCCAGGCAGATGAGGATGACACTATCTACCGCGTGGCCACTCCATGTGTCAGTAAGGGGGGGAAGGGCCAGGACTTCATCCTTCTGGCCTCTAGGAGGAAGCCCTGTGACTCCAG G